The nucleotide sequence GTTCTTCTTCCAGCCGGTACAGTTCCTGGTACTGAACCCGGTCTCGGTGCTGACGTTCGCAGGACTGACATGGACCGCCGTTGCGATGCGGCGGCAGACCGGATGGCACCGCCGGTTGCATTACTGCGGAATGGCAAATCTGCTTGGCCCGGCGTTTGGCCGATTGCTGCCGATGCCGCTACTTAGCCCGTGGGCGTTCGAGACGACAGCGCTATGCATTTTGCTGTTCCCGTTGGCGGGCGCAGTCGCCGACCGGCGGCGTACGGGCAACGTCCACCCCGCATGGCTTTGGGGAACCGGCGCGATCCTCCTGTCGATCATATCGGTGGAGGCGTTGAGCTACAGTCCAGTCGGCGCTGCGGTGTATCAGATGGTCACTGACGGAACGCCCGGCGCCGCACTTCATCCTTACGCGTTCCCGCCCCCGCCCCAAACGCCGCTGATGACAGGCCGATAGCGACCACGATTTATTTACCAATGTATCTGACGCGGACCGATCCGCGTAGCCGACCGTTATGCCCGTGGATCGCAGCCCCGAAGGTCGACTGGTGACCGATATTCGCCGGGCCTCGTTCCCTTTGAACCGAAGATAACCATCACCGGGTATAGAGGCAGGGAGCATAAACATGGCTGCAAAGACGCTTGAGACGCTATTCCACGACACTCTCAAGGACATTTACTACGCCGAGCGAAAGATCCTGAAGTCGCTTCCAAAAATGGCGCGCGCCGCTCAGTCCGAGGAACTGAAGGCTGCGTTCCAGAAGCACAAGGATCAGACCGAAGGGCAGATTGAACGCCTCCAGCAGGTCTTCGAGATCCTCGGCAAGCCGCCGCGGGGCAAGACCTGCGATGCCATCGAGGGGATTCTCGCAGAAGGCGAGGAAATCATCGACGAGTACAAGGATACGCCCGCGCTCGACGCCGGCCTGCTCGCAGCCGCCCAGGCTGTCGAGCATTACGAGATTACCCGTTACGGCACGCTGAAGCGCTGGGCGACGATGCTAAAGCTGGACAAGGCGGTGAAGCTGCTGGACGAGACCCTTCAGGAAGAATCGCAGACGGACGAGGACCTTACGGCGATCGCGGACGCCACCGTGAACGAAGATGCTTTGGAGAAAGCAGAATAAGATCACGGTCGGGCGATTTCCGTAATTATTGACCTTTCGGGGGCTGGCGAACATGGTTCGCCAGCCTCTGAGTTTTGCGGCTTGGGCCCGGTTACTTGGCCAAGGTGTCGCCGTCGGAAACGATGCTTCGTCGCCTGGTTGATGAACGACTTCGTCAAACAACCTGATGGGTACTGGAACAGGGCACCGCCCTATGCCTGAAATTTTCCCGTCGCAGCTGGCGTTACGTCGTGACCGGTCATTTGTCGGTCACGGTTTCCACACGCCTTGCATCCACCGCCTCAACCGGTGGTAGTGATGCCGAAATGATCGAATACCGCTTCGGCGCCCACAACCAGCTTCAAAGGCCGGTCGGTGGGCAGGGCTACCTCGTCCCAACCGCCGACCAGGGTTTGAACACCTTCGCTCCCCCGCCCGGTTACATAGATCGTGGAACCGGTGGAACCGGCCGCATCGCTGCTGAACATCGCCAGATCGATGGGCGCGCCCTGCGCGGCTTGTAGCGCCTGAACATATGTCGTGACGGTTTGATAATTCTCACCGTCAAATGAGCGGGATAGTGCCATAACGGTCATGCTACGGTCCTTTGACAGGGCAGAGATTCACTTGCCTTTCGTGGTCGCGTTTTCGTTGTCCGGCCCCGAATAACCGATGCCTGACTGTCCGCCATGGTCGCCGAACGTACCGATTTCCTTGTTGCCGTCTTTGTTGTCGGTATTCGGATTGGGATACGCACCACCGTTGGATTCAGTTGATCGCTCTTTTTTAGCGCCGATACCTGTCGGGTTGCCACGCTTTGTAACGTCGCCACCGCCGTCCGCTTGCATAGGGGTCTTTTTCAACATGCTGGTTTCCAATCTCGTCTACCTCTCCAACGCATCGAGCGGCAAAAAGACCATATTCTTTTGGTGCTTCAAAATCGGCATGAACTCATGAAGTCAGGAAACTTGTGCGCTGCGGAATTGTTAAGGCGGAATGATAACGGAATTAGATGCAGCCCATCGCCCGCAGCAAAATAAACCTGCGTTAAATTGGCGCGATAAGGCTCTGGATAATATTGGTACAATTGCCGGTGTGGCCGGCGCGGCTGCGCTGGTTGGCAGCTTCATCTTCAACCGGGCAAGCAAACGCCGTGCGGAACTGGCGACGCCGCCCGCAGGCTCATTCGTCGAGGTCGATGGCGTACGCCTCCATTATGTCGCGCGAGGTAGCGGCCCGACGGTGGTCCTGCTACACGGCAACGGTGTAACCTTGCAGGATTTTGAAGCGAGCGGCGTGCTCGGCCTCGCGTCCAGGCAATATCGGGTTATTGCCTTCGATCGTCCGGGCTTCGGTTACAGCGACCGCCCCCGAACCACGGTCTGGTCACCAACGGCCCAAGCGCGCCTGATTGCGAAAGCGCTAAAGGAACTAGGCGAAGGCCCTGCGGTTGTCGTCGGACACAGCTGGGGTACGCTGGTCGCACTGGCCATGGCGCTGGAAGAGCCGGCGGCGGTTTCTGGTCTGTTGCTGCTATCAGGCTATTACTATGGAACAGCGCGGCCGGACGTATGGCCGCTGTCGACACCCGCCATTCCGGTGCTGGGCGACGTGATGGTAAATACCGTTTCGCCACTTGCTGGCCGGGTGATCGCCCCGGCTGCGATCAAGGCCAGCTTCTCGCCGGCCCCCGTGCCGAAAAAGTTCGCAAGCGTTCCGCTGGCTCTGATGCTGCGCCCTTCACAGGTTCGCGCAACCGCCGCAGATACTGCAATGATGGTCCCGGCGGCGATCGAGATCAGCAGGCGCTATGACAAGCTGGCCGTACCGTTGATCGTGATGGCGGGCGAAGGTGACCTCATTGCCCATACCAACAAGCATGCCGAGCGTTTCGCGCGCGACGTACCAGCGGCGGAACTGCGCATGGTTCCAGGACAGGGCCACCTGTTCCACTACGCTGTCCCGGAACAGGTCGTTGTCGCGATCGGCGACCTTGCCAAGCGTGCAGGCGTATAGGGCGAGCGACCGCGCGAACGACCCGTCGCATTCGTGCCGAGGATCGGAATTGGTTTTCCCTCAATAGGTTGGCGCAGAACAACCAATTGCCTCCGGGCGCCTCCGATCGGGAACGATGTGCCGCGCGGTTCGCTTCAGCTAAGGCCGCTGAGGCTCGAGGATTTCCGACATGTTTATGCACAACAAGCGGTTGCAATATACCGTGCGCGTTTCCGAGCCCAATCCGGTGCTCGCTTCCCTCATGCTGGAGCAGTTCGGCGGCGCCGATGGCGAACTGGCGGCTGCGATGCGTTACTTCACGCAAGGATTGGGTGAAGTGGATCCGGGGCGGAAGGATCTTCTGCTCGACATCGCGACCGAAGAGCTGAGCCATCTCGAAGTCATCGGCTCGATCGTCGCGATGCTGAACAAGGGTGCAAAGGCCCAGTTGGCGGAAGCCGCGATGACCGAGGCCGAGCTTTACCTCTCGATGACGGCGGGCGGCAACAGCCATACCCAGTCGCTTCTCTACGGTGGCGGCCCTTCGCTCACCAACTCGTCCGGCGTGCCATGGACGGCGGCTTATGTGGACAGCCGCGGCGACCCCAGCTGTGACCTGCGTTCGAACATCGCGGCGGAATCGCGAGCGAAAATCGTCTATGAACGGCTGATCAACATCACCGACGATCCGGGCATCAAGGACGCACTCGGCTTCCTGATGACGCGCGAGGTCGCGCATCAGAAGTCGTTCGAAAAGGCGCTCTACGCGATCGAGAACAACTTCCCGTCCGGCAAACTGCCCGGGATTGAGAAGTACGCGAATGTCTATGTGAACACCTCTCAGGGTGCAGGCGACGAAACGGGCCCATGGAACAGCGGCGATCAGTGGGAACGGATCGACGACCTTGAGCAGACAATGCCGATTGACGGCGGCGACGGTACCGCAACAGTCGCATTGGCCAAGCCGGATCAGGCCGCCGCTGACAAGCTGGCCATACGAACCGCCTCTGACCCGGCCAGCAACCCGGAAACGGGCGTCGACCTGGGCGCCGGGCCGGGCGCCGGGCTGATCACGGGGGCGGATCTGGGCGGCGCTCAGAACGTCACCGACGCAGCGGAAATGGCGAAGGCGCTCTGACATATGGGAACGCCCGGCTCCCGTGCGGCGCCGGGCGTTACCGGAACGGAATGCGTAATGATTGGTCCCGTTTCGCCGTGCCGGTCGTTCAATCGGGGACGGCATGGCGTCCCTTTCCGACCGCCGCGGCCCGCTGCAAATTTGAGGTAAGCTGACCATGCCCATGACCTCTCGCATCGCCATTGTTGGCGCCGGACACGTCGGCGCAACGGTCGCCTATGCCCTGATGCTGCGCGGGCTTTTCGCGGAAATCGTGCTGATCGACCAATCGCCCGCACATGCAGAAGCCGAAGCGACCGATATCGCGGATGCCAACGCCATGGCGCCACCGGTCCGCATCTGGTCCGGCGATTACCGGGACGCCGGTGATGCCGACATCCTCGTCGTCACTGCAGGCGCAACGCCCAAGGAGGGTGAGGCCCGAACCGCCGTCGCCGGACGGAGCGCGGCAATCGTTCGCGACTGCATCAGGAAAGCGATGGACGCAGGCTTTGACGGGGTGATCGTCGTCGCCTCGAACCCTGCGGACGCGATGGCTCAGGTCGCGCAAGCGGCGTCCGGCCTGCCGCCGGAACGCGTACTTGGGACCGGCACGCTCCTCGACAGCAACCGCTTTCGAAAACGGATCGCAGACCGGCTGGGTGTCGCGCCCGGTGCGGTTGCGGCCATGGTGTTGGGCGAACATGGCGATAGCGAGGTCGTCGCCTACTCCACCGTCCGCATCGGCGGCATGAATCTGGACGCCTATCTCGACGAACAGGCCTTTGACCGGGCGGGTGCGGCGCACGATGTCATACGCGCCGGTTACACCGTCAGCGAGGGCAAGGGCTATACGTCCTTCGGCGTCGCATCGGCCATCTTGCGCATCTGCGAAGCGATTCACCGCGACGAACGCGTGGTGCTTCCCGTGTCGTCCCTGCTGGCCGGGCAATATGGCATTGACGGCGTCTATTTGAGTTTGCCTTGCCTGATCGGGTCGGCGGGAATCCTGCGGGTGCTGACGCCCGAACTAACCGACGAAGAACAGACCGCGCTTTCGGCATCAGCCGACGTCCTTCGCGAAACCCTGCGTCAGACGGAAGAGGATCTGTAACGCTGGCAGCTTTTGCGGTTGGTCCGATCCAACGCCCGCGCCGATTGCGCAACACTCGACCATTGCACTTGTCACGTGGCGCCCTGCCCTCTCCTGCCGTCGCGACCACAAAAATCGCGGCGGGGTGAAGTCGGTTCGCGATGACCGTAGTTCTTCGGTATCCAAGCTTACGCGACGGTTCCATTTGTCGCGTATTCGAGCTTCATGTTCTC is from Sphingomonas sp. IW22 and encodes:
- a CDS encoding ferritin-like domain-containing protein — encoded protein: MAAKTLETLFHDTLKDIYYAERKILKSLPKMARAAQSEELKAAFQKHKDQTEGQIERLQQVFEILGKPPRGKTCDAIEGILAEGEEIIDEYKDTPALDAGLLAAAQAVEHYEITRYGTLKRWATMLKLDKAVKLLDETLQEESQTDEDLTAIADATVNEDALEKAE
- a CDS encoding alpha/beta fold hydrolase; the protein is MITELDAAHRPQQNKPALNWRDKALDNIGTIAGVAGAAALVGSFIFNRASKRRAELATPPAGSFVEVDGVRLHYVARGSGPTVVLLHGNGVTLQDFEASGVLGLASRQYRVIAFDRPGFGYSDRPRTTVWSPTAQARLIAKALKELGEGPAVVVGHSWGTLVALAMALEEPAAVSGLLLLSGYYYGTARPDVWPLSTPAIPVLGDVMVNTVSPLAGRVIAPAAIKASFSPAPVPKKFASVPLALMLRPSQVRATAADTAMMVPAAIEISRRYDKLAVPLIVMAGEGDLIAHTNKHAERFARDVPAAELRMVPGQGHLFHYAVPEQVVVAIGDLAKRAGV
- a CDS encoding manganese catalase family protein yields the protein MFMHNKRLQYTVRVSEPNPVLASLMLEQFGGADGELAAAMRYFTQGLGEVDPGRKDLLLDIATEELSHLEVIGSIVAMLNKGAKAQLAEAAMTEAELYLSMTAGGNSHTQSLLYGGGPSLTNSSGVPWTAAYVDSRGDPSCDLRSNIAAESRAKIVYERLINITDDPGIKDALGFLMTREVAHQKSFEKALYAIENNFPSGKLPGIEKYANVYVNTSQGAGDETGPWNSGDQWERIDDLEQTMPIDGGDGTATVALAKPDQAAADKLAIRTASDPASNPETGVDLGAGPGAGLITGADLGGAQNVTDAAEMAKAL
- a CDS encoding L-lactate dehydrogenase, whose translation is MPMTSRIAIVGAGHVGATVAYALMLRGLFAEIVLIDQSPAHAEAEATDIADANAMAPPVRIWSGDYRDAGDADILVVTAGATPKEGEARTAVAGRSAAIVRDCIRKAMDAGFDGVIVVASNPADAMAQVAQAASGLPPERVLGTGTLLDSNRFRKRIADRLGVAPGAVAAMVLGEHGDSEVVAYSTVRIGGMNLDAYLDEQAFDRAGAAHDVIRAGYTVSEGKGYTSFGVASAILRICEAIHRDERVVLPVSSLLAGQYGIDGVYLSLPCLIGSAGILRVLTPELTDEEQTALSASADVLRETLRQTEEDL